In a single window of the Acyrthosiphon pisum isolate AL4f chromosome X, pea_aphid_22Mar2018_4r6ur, whole genome shotgun sequence genome:
- the LOC107882391 gene encoding uncharacterized protein LOC107882391: MTSAGRLRLLMKLVKVKQDEPNLTTRHNIVDKTTLYEVKNDEKSQLLPTDNTLVNPTSSDEFITLQNVPPSHYFERNHEDNAVLEKNEIPNIVEPATSSSQADDNRESSLNDYVMSEDESIGYNNTDDSDLDPDYGDENSSSSSTSSDEVPNEEAPLEVEEIRGRKRKAKPEKWNKSIRKACRNHGKKYTYVNSKKETKVVEDKAMGPPCKDSCTLNCKTKVTEDQRLTIFTNYWALGDLQRQRNFLLLSMESVEPRYRYVRENSHRQKNNAFYFSVNGQKIRVCKTFFKATLSISDRPIRTVLNKSNDKTIGMIDIEKRGKHGKQKKVDESIKEAVRCHIKSIPRMESHYCRKDSVREYIEGDKTLADLHRDYCEETEAPHANYLMYSRIFNTEFNIGFHRPKKDQCEDCIKYQNAPEEEKNTLKDKYDRHLVEKELSREEKKTDKNSENKNLIVAVYDLEAVLQCPRGEASGFYYVSKINVFNFTLYELKSKNPDVFCYVWDETQAKRGANEIGTCVLKYIESLKDRESVQNGEKLDVIFYSDNCCGQQKNRFMLSMYRYAVEKYSYINSITHKFLVKGHSQNEGDCVHSVIERTVKKFLKSGPICIPAQYITLIRGAKKTGRPYQVNEMSYDSFFDLKNLAEQSLIGTNLKDSNGEAIKITSVSMFRFEKESPRKIFFKTSYSEKEFCEIHLKERRSKTRSTINELKQLYTSKIGAEAKKPGLLKLLEKNVIPKSYAFFYENL, encoded by the exons ATGACATCTGCTGGAAGGTTGAGATTGCTTATGAAGTTGGTAAAGGTTAAACAAGATGAACCCAATCTGactacacgtcataatatagtTGATAAAACTACTTTGTACGAAGTAAAAAATGACGAGAAGTCTCAATTATTGCCAACAG ataatacaCTTGTCAATCCTACATCTTCTGACGAGTTTATTACTTTACAAAATGTACCACCTTCACATTATTTTGAACGGAATCACGAAGATAATGCCGTATTAGAGAAAAATGAAATACCCAATATTGTAGAGCCTGCTACGTCATCATCACAGGCTGACGACAACAGAGAAAGTAGCCTAAATGATTATGTAATGTCTGAGGATGAATCTATAGGATATAACAATACAGATGACAGTGATTTGGATCCAGACTATGGCGATGAGAATTCCAGTTCATCGTCGACGTCGAGTGATGAAGTTCCCAACGAAGAGGCACCCTTAGAAGTTGAAGAAATAAGAGGGAGAAAACGAAAGGCCAAACCAGAGAAGTGGAATAAATCAATTAGGAAAGCATGCAGAAATCATGGGAAAAAATACACGTATGTCAATTCTAAAAAAGAAACCAAGGTTGTTGAAGATAAAGCAATGGGGCCACCATGCAAAGACAGCTGCACCCTTAATTGCAAAACAAAAGTGACCGAAGACCAACGGTTaactatttttactaattattggGCACTAGGCGATTTACAGAGACAACGTAACTTTCTGTTGTTAAGTATGGAGTCAGTTGAGCCTAGATATAGGTATGTTCGCGAGAACAGTCATAGACAGAAAaacaatgcattttatttttctgttaatgGTCAAAAGATAAGAGTATGCAAGACATTTTTTAAAGCGACACTTTCCATATCTGACAGGCCAATTAGAACAGTTTTAAACAAAAGCAATGATAAGACCATCGGCATGATAGACATTGAAAAGCGAGGAAAACATGGCAAGCAAAAAAAAGTTGATGAAAGCATTAAAGAAGCAGTACGTTGTCACATAAAATCCATTCCTAGGATGGAGAGCCACTACTGCCGAAAAGATTCTGTTAGAGAATATATTGAAGGGGACAAAACTCTAGCAGACTTACATAGGGACTACTGTGAAGAAACTGAAGCGCCACATGCTAACTATCTTATGTACTCTAGAATTTTCAATACGGAATTTAATATCGGATTTCATCGCCCAAAAAAAGATCAATGTGAAGACTGCATAAAGTATCAAAATGCTCCTGAAGAGGAAAAAAATACACTGAAAGATAAATACGATCGACATCTGGTAGAAAAGGAATTATCtcgtgaagaaaaaaaaactgataaaaatagcgaaaataaaaatttgattgtgGCAGTTTATGACTTGGAGGCAGTTCTTCAATGCCCTCGAGGAGAGGCATCCGGTTTCTACTATGTAtccaaaattaatgtatttaattttacactttacgaactgaaatcaaaaaatcCTGACGTTTTTTGCTACGTATGGGATGAGACACAAGCAAAACGCGGAGCTAATGAGATTGGAACATGCGTCCTAAAATACATCGAATCATTGAAGGATAGAGAATCAGTCCAGAATGGGGAGAAGTTAGACGTAATATTTTACAGTGACAACTGTTGTGGTCAGCAGAAAAATCGATTTATGTTGTCGATGTACCGCTATGCTGTAGAAAAATACTCGTATATAAATTCCATAACACACAAGTTTTTGGTCAAGGGACACAGTCAAAATGAGGGAGACTGTGTGCATTCGGTAATTGAACGTACCGtcaagaaatttttaaaatcaggcCCAATTTGCATACCAGCACAATACATTACATTAATTCGTGGTGCAAAAAAAACTGGAAGGCCTTACCAGGTCAATGAAATGAGTTACGACTCCTTCTTTGATTTGAAGAATTTGGCCGAACAATCTCTTATCGGAACCAATTTGAAGGATTCAAATGGCGAAGCCATTAAAATAACAAGTGTGTCCATGTTTCGTTTTGAAAAGGAAAGTCctcgaaaaattttttttaaaacatcttaTTCTGAAAAAGAATTTTGTGAGATCCATTTGAAAGAAAGACGATCGAAAACCAGAAGTACTATCAATGAACTAAAACAGCTGTATACTAGTAAAATAGGGGCAGAGGCTAAAAAACCAGGTCTACTGAAACtactagaaaaaaatgttataccaaaatcgtatgcatttttttatgaaaatttgtaa
- the LOC103307800 gene encoding tigger transposable element-derived protein 1-like, whose translation MYKEYPVNGGRFRKTFSDEQLLKLKEYITDIDRRSFGLTKVQCQKLVYEYASDNNVPHCFNTEYKMAGHDWIESFMKEFDFSLRKPEVTSIGRLMAFNKVNVSLFFDKLKEIRTRNNFSSSQIFNVDESGVSTVPCKLPKVLSPIGSRRVSKLVSAERGKNITVVCGVSAAGVYVPPFIIFPRIRMKEELSRGTPPGTLCVCNESGWMTTETFLLYLQHFSKHVRPNAESSILLLLDNHASHVSLKAIEFCRSKYITMLGFPPHTTHRLQPLDVAVFGALKTYYSQACDAWMVNNPGSH comes from the exons atgtacaag GAATATCCAGTAAATGGAGGAAGATTTAGGAAAACTTTTTCTGATGAACAATTACTGAAGCTTAAGGAGTATATTACAGATATTGATCGTCGGTCATTTGGACTCACAAAAGTTCAGTGTCAAAAGTTGGTTTACGAATATGCTTCAGATAATAATGTTCCACATTGTTTCAATACTGAATATAAAATGGCAGGTCATGACTGGATAGAGAGTTTTATGAAGGAATTTGATTTTAGCTTAAGAAAACCTGAAGTTACATCAATAGGTAGACTTATGGCATTTAACAAAGTTAATGtgagtttattttttgataagctTAAAGAAATCCGCACAAGAAACAATTTTTCATCGagtcaaatatttaatgtagaTGAAAGTGGTGTATCTACTGTACCATGTAAGCTTCCTAAAGTTCTTTCACCTATTGGATCCAGAAGAGTTTCTAAATTAGTTTCTGCCGAGCGaggtaaaaatattactgtAGTGTGTGGTGTAAGTGCTGCTGGTGTTTATGTACcaccatttataatttttccaagAATTCGAATGAAAGAAGAATTGTCCCGTGGCACTCCTCCTGGTACATTATGTGTTTGTAATGAGAGTGGCTGGATGACCACTGAAACATTCTTATTATATCTTCAACACTTTTCAAAGCACGTTCGACCAAATGCTGAATCttcaatacttttattattagataaccATGCTTCTCATGTATCACTTAAAGCCATTGAATTTTGTCgaagtaaatatataacaatgttGGGCTTCCCACCTCATACCACTCATCGACTTCAACCGTTGGATGTAGCAGTTTTTGGTGCTCTAAAAACTTACTACAGTCAAGCGTGTGACGCTTGGATGGTGAATAACCCTGGTAGTCATTAG
- the LOC103307801 gene encoding uncharacterized protein LOC103307801 — MSENESDNCSTPEKTKRRRGESSKTYSHEKQNFGDEWITNTDYSDWLLPVHNNKLLAKCKLCITEMTAELSVIKKHSQTKKTFKFDQFKLVEQTKKAEILLSSFISEHNLPFNVSDHLVKTCNAAYPDSKICSNIPLACTKSTALVSNVIGLYSLEQLTNVLQKTLFSVIIDESTNLFEDIESDKGATGQKIFDEVIKAFTDSKIPLDNLIEFASDGCNTMFGASNSATSRLKEFLPGFVLLLNILLVLLFFCILKIQMAENTGIDFKTNYFI; from the exons ATGAGTGAAAACGAAAGTGATAATTGTTCAACGCCGGAAAAAACAAAACGGCGACGAGGAGAAAGTTCCAAAACTTACTCTCACGAAAAACAGAACTTTGGAGATGAATGGATAACCAATACAGACTACAGCGATTGGTTATTGCCAGTACATAACAATAAGCTATTAGCCAAGTGTAAGTTATGTATTACAGAAATGACTGCTGAATTAAGTGTCATCAAAAAACATTCtcagacaaaaaaaacatttaagttcG ATCAATTCAAGTTAGTGGAGCAAACTAAGAAAGCAGAAATTTTACTTAGTAGCTTTATAAGTGAACACAATTTACCATTTAATGTTAGCGATCATTTAGTAAAAACATGTAATGCAGCATACCCGGACTCAAAAATTTGTTCCAATATACCTTTGGCTTGTACAAAATCGACGGCTCTTGTGTCAAATGTTATAGGACTTTATTCCCTGGAACAGCTTACTAATGTTTTGCAGAAAACACTTTTTAGTGTGATCATTGACGAAAGCACTAAT TTATTTGAAGATATCGAAAGTGACAAAGGTGCCACtggtcaaaaaatatttgatgaagtTATAAAAGCTTTCACAGATTCCAAAATTCCATTGGATaatctaatag AATTCGCTTCTGATGGATGTAATACCATGTTCGGTGCATCAAATTCTGCTACATCAAGACTGAAAGAATTTTTGCCAG gtTTTGTTCTACTGCTTAATATACTGCTTGTTCTACTGTTCTTCTGTATACTCAAAATTCAGATGGCGGAAAATAcaggtattgattttaaaacaaactattttatttaa